In the Pristiophorus japonicus isolate sPriJap1 chromosome 5, sPriJap1.hap1, whole genome shotgun sequence genome, one interval contains:
- the xrcc2 gene encoding DNA repair protein XRCC2, giving the protein MTSDFRQSESGTELLARLKGRSSLKHLEPRLFTEDGLPGHGDTVEFHGPEGAGKTEMLYHLMASCILPESTGGLQVEVVFIDTDYHFDMLRLVTILEHRLAQSTEETVKQCLAHLFLVHCSSSTQLLLLLHSLEGMVCSHPALCLLIVDSMSAFYWIDRLNGGESFSQQEANLCRCVECLEKLLSEYRLVLLATTQALMRGPGPGTARPDGAAVAWQPPGAAVAEYKPYLCKSWQKLVKHRFIFSKNTTRDNKQEFAIVSLHPRSSIASRCSFIITDGGVQLL; this is encoded by the exons CTGCTTGCTCGACTCAAAGGAAGAAGTTCTCTGAAACATCTTGAACCACGGCTTTTTACTGAGGATGGGTtgccaggtcatg GAGATACTGTTGAGTTCCACGGTCCAGAAGGAGCAGGGAAGACAGAAATGCTTTATCACCTGATGGCCTCCTGTATCCTCCCAGAATCAACGGGTGGGCTCCAGGTCGAGGTTGTTTTCATCGACACAGACTACCATTTTGACATGCTTCGCCTGGTCACCATTCTGGAGCACCGTTTGGCGCAGAGCACGGAGGAAACGGTTAAACAGTGCCTGGCTCACCTGTTTCTCGTTCACTGCAGTAGCAGTACCCAGCTGCTGCTCCTGCTCCACTCGCTCGAAGGCATGGTTTGCAGCCACCCTGCCCTTTGCCTGCTTATCGTGGACAGCATGTCCGCCTTCTATTGGATCGACCGGCTCAACGGTGGGGAGAGCTTTAGCCAGCAGGAAGCCAATCTCTGCCGCTGCGTTGAGTGCCTGGAGAAGCTGCTGAGCGAGTACCGGCTGGTGTTACTAGCCACCACGCAAGCCCTCATGCGCGGGCCAGGGCCTGGGACAGCCAGGCCAGATGGAGCTGCTGTCGCCTGGCAACCGCCTGGCGCCGCCGTCGCAGAATATAAACCGTATCTGTGCAAATCGTGGCAAAAGCTGGTCAAGCATAGGTTTATTTTCTCAAAGAACACCACGAGGGACAATAAACAAGAATTTGCTATTGTTTCTCTTCATCCACGAAGCAGTATTGCGAGCAGGTGCTCTTTTATTATTACAGATGGAGGGGTCCAGCTCCTTTAA